In one window of Coleofasciculaceae cyanobacterium DNA:
- a CDS encoding HAD family hydrolase, with protein MTFSGVMLDMDGTLVLSNDAHAQAWVEAFAAFGHELEFDRVRPLIGMGGDRIIPKFLPGCSDQEGEGKEIADRRKELIIDKFAANLAPAKGSRDLTIKMQQQGLRLLIASSATSEELSVLLKVAQVDDLLSQDEATTSSDTEASKPEPDLMQVALEKLGMPAERVVMIGDTPYDIEAAKKVGVATIAFRCGGFSDEQLKDAIAIYNDPADLLEHYDDSPLVAHPD; from the coding sequence ATGACTTTTTCAGGTGTAATGTTAGATATGGACGGAACGCTAGTATTAAGTAACGATGCTCATGCTCAAGCATGGGTAGAAGCATTTGCTGCGTTTGGTCATGAGTTAGAATTCGATCGAGTTCGTCCTTTAATTGGCATGGGTGGCGATCGCATCATTCCTAAATTTTTGCCAGGATGTTCTGACCAAGAAGGAGAAGGTAAAGAAATAGCCGATCGTCGTAAAGAATTAATTATTGACAAATTTGCCGCTAATTTAGCTCCTGCTAAGGGTTCGCGAGATTTAACCATTAAAATGCAACAGCAAGGTTTACGGTTGTTAATTGCTAGTTCGGCAACTAGTGAAGAACTGTCAGTATTACTTAAGGTGGCGCAAGTTGACGATTTGCTCAGTCAAGACGAAGCAACTACTTCTAGCGATACTGAAGCTTCCAAACCAGAACCAGACTTGATGCAGGTGGCATTAGAGAAGCTGGGAATGCCAGCCGAGCGCGTAGTCATGATTGGTGACACACCTTATGATATTGAAGCAGCGAAAAAAGTAGGAGTTGCCACAATTGCTTTTCGTTGTGGAGGCTTTAGCGATGAGCAATTAAAAGATGCGATCGCGATTTACAATGATCCAGCCGATTTATTAGAACATTACGATGATTCGCCCCTAGTAGCGCATCCAGATTAA
- a CDS encoding ATP-binding protein, whose translation MFYRSRRNLARWFTFSMSSILIIFAGVLYYVEAVDELEQLDRLLYRKTRVMATNVKYNVKSDAANLENVPLLGSNTRLLDTELVYARWYSSQKQLGQFFGSPGTERLMLDSGLETIKGDKPWIRQITLPVYQKQELIGYLQVGTPLTVTQNNLTELRLVLTIAVPVSLGIISVTGWVLAGIAMQPIRQAYSQLQRFTADASHELRAPLAAILTNAQVGLITPVKDGSQQLFRLEKITHLVESISTLVSNLLFLARHEEQFNPESLAKLDLTNLLQQIADDYQTLAQEQNLNFTCDLPSQAIQISAEPTLLTQAIINLLTNACKYTPSGGKVKLRLWEKSRQAVIEIEDSGIGIPKADLPHIFERFYRVDNDRCRTTGGFGLGLAIVKQIVEAHGGKITVSSQVERGTTFTIKLPL comes from the coding sequence CTAGAACAACTCGATCGCTTGCTCTATCGTAAGACAAGAGTGATGGCAACCAACGTCAAATACAATGTAAAATCTGACGCTGCCAATCTGGAAAATGTGCCGTTGCTCGGAAGTAATACGCGCTTGCTCGACACCGAACTAGTATATGCCCGTTGGTACAGTTCTCAAAAGCAACTAGGACAATTTTTTGGTAGCCCTGGCACGGAACGGTTAATGCTTGATTCTGGTTTAGAAACTATTAAAGGCGATAAACCCTGGATTCGACAAATTACGCTACCCGTTTATCAAAAACAAGAACTTATCGGCTATCTTCAAGTTGGCACTCCTTTAACCGTTACTCAGAATAACCTGACTGAGTTACGCTTAGTTTTAACTATAGCCGTACCAGTTTCTTTGGGCATAATCAGCGTAACTGGTTGGGTATTGGCGGGAATTGCCATGCAGCCGATTCGACAGGCATATAGCCAGCTTCAGCGTTTTACTGCCGATGCTTCTCACGAATTACGCGCACCCCTGGCAGCAATTTTGACTAACGCTCAAGTAGGATTGATTACCCCAGTTAAAGATGGTTCGCAGCAGCTGTTTCGCTTGGAAAAAATCACCCATCTGGTAGAGTCAATCAGCACTTTAGTTAGTAATTTACTATTTTTAGCTCGTCACGAAGAACAATTTAATCCCGAGTCTTTAGCAAAGCTCGATTTAACTAATTTACTGCAACAAATTGCTGATGATTATCAGACTTTAGCTCAAGAACAAAACTTGAATTTCACCTGTGATCTACCTTCTCAAGCAATTCAAATATCAGCCGAACCGACTCTATTGACTCAAGCAATAATTAACTTACTGACTAACGCCTGTAAATATACGCCGAGTGGGGGCAAAGTAAAGTTGCGTCTGTGGGAAAAATCGCGTCAAGCGGTAATCGAAATCGAAGATAGCGGAATTGGCATTCCCAAAGCAGATTTGCCTCACATTTTTGAGCGATTTTATCGAGTGGATAACGATCGCTGTCGTACTACAGGTGGCTTTGGTTTGGGGCTGGCGATCGTCAAACAGATAGTTGAAGCTCATGGCGGTAAAATTACCGTCTCATCACAGGTGGAACGAGGAACTACTTTTACTATCAAACTACCTTTGTAA